A region of Myxococcus stipitatus DSM 14675 DNA encodes the following proteins:
- a CDS encoding Ig-like domain-containing protein has product MQRFLGVLAGAVLLVACGEPTSESVTTPVHADVEREWAARGFDSHKMSVVPRKEGVDTHHLLRVNEVPVWGVGAKTTNGKTRVTPVRIESTAKVETQARITPSEAEAAALLALADSSAVVMSGGELVLLPREERRLKPGVPATGSHDATQYERVITGLTPIYRLKLATGGPGSRWSFPREWLGEVDARSGEVRRVVPTEVHATYANASLKGRYSGTNTFSVLVNTVKALYKLEDKRGNKFLATRQNSDGSVTYLDYSSPDAIFGDGALFTLGSDVRSANGETAAADAFFASNMTSTMFEYFLGRTGTRAIPTMEFKLHYPWDNAGYIPSNNDPRVLIGYEFYPALPGMTTLIPLSATDIIAHEITHDFFMREVWGDPSLGSGATGEIASLNEGAGDIMGFFTELGRDTLKRRPLNEIDQVLLRPANLTIGEDTGTAGRSLLTPFQQEWDETVVDMDGHDGCGPIDRMFLLLAYGCQPLAQGETPGPWHCPRVPGGFTGIGPSTAAVIWTRTVETLPVGADYAQARESALQAAAVIDGPSTSTKMRAVASAFAAINVGLAPDSNPPQATLTCRQRGADIECSGTITDAETQGQARQPPRLVVDGGVQTVNLSSFQFTQLIPAGALATGPHTITLEAWDLWNNQVTRSVTVTLDRTPPTASLTVTGSLKQPWFLVTANDASGIESVDFYRSGQWMVSLLAGPFEHQFDTTTWADGVYPMTIKVIDMAGNVTMLTHTLRADNTPPTVSMSVSSSGPPFTVGVTVSDASAITLVDFKVDGMVFATRTNSATSYSAGYSPTDGLARNLSVEVTDALGNQRVVSQAAPLDRTPPTVAFTATQWQSTMTLNVNVSDTCGIQYPYSLFVDGTLVAQPTTPGYVLTFGGEMASGTHLFQAQVVDRCGNAATFSSPFTKSNSQPVIASITRNDSMPKKPKFTVNCSDPEGVQHVELRENGVILQSDTTAPYEFVIDTTSRTDGSYTVLFQCTDTTGFSSSPETRTVTADNTGPSVGLRVTGSGRTYLVSAGTVSDPRGVQSVLIVGGLLPGFSDTRTAAPYEYLWTLPGTGLIQTFLPFSVTARDTWGNETSRSLNCYVDTAAAAPLDCF; this is encoded by the coding sequence ATGCAGCGGTTCTTGGGAGTGCTGGCGGGAGCAGTGTTGCTTGTCGCGTGTGGTGAGCCGACGAGCGAATCGGTGACGACTCCAGTGCACGCGGATGTCGAGCGTGAGTGGGCGGCGCGAGGCTTCGATTCACACAAGATGTCCGTGGTGCCTCGGAAGGAGGGCGTCGACACGCATCACCTGCTCCGGGTCAACGAAGTGCCCGTCTGGGGCGTCGGCGCGAAGACGACGAATGGGAAGACGCGAGTCACCCCGGTTCGCATCGAGTCCACCGCGAAGGTCGAGACCCAGGCGCGCATCACTCCAAGCGAGGCCGAGGCGGCGGCTCTCTTGGCGCTGGCTGATTCCTCCGCGGTGGTGATGAGCGGCGGCGAGTTGGTGCTGCTCCCACGGGAAGAGCGGCGGCTCAAGCCCGGCGTGCCGGCCACGGGCTCCCACGACGCCACGCAATATGAGCGGGTCATCACCGGGCTGACGCCCATCTACCGGCTGAAGCTCGCCACGGGCGGCCCGGGCTCGCGCTGGTCCTTCCCGCGTGAGTGGTTGGGCGAGGTGGACGCACGTTCGGGCGAGGTCCGGCGGGTGGTGCCGACAGAGGTTCACGCCACCTACGCCAACGCGTCCCTGAAGGGGCGCTACTCCGGCACCAACACCTTCTCGGTCCTCGTCAATACGGTGAAGGCGCTCTACAAGCTCGAGGACAAGCGGGGGAACAAGTTCCTCGCCACGCGCCAGAACTCGGACGGGTCGGTGACGTATCTCGACTACTCGAGCCCCGATGCGATTTTTGGGGACGGCGCGCTGTTCACCCTCGGCTCCGATGTGCGCAGTGCGAACGGAGAGACGGCCGCGGCCGATGCCTTCTTCGCCTCGAACATGACGTCGACCATGTTCGAGTACTTCCTGGGCCGGACGGGGACGCGGGCCATCCCCACGATGGAGTTCAAGCTCCACTATCCCTGGGACAACGCGGGCTACATCCCGAGCAACAACGACCCGAGGGTCCTGATTGGCTATGAGTTCTATCCGGCGCTGCCGGGGATGACGACGCTCATTCCCCTCTCGGCCACCGATATCATCGCCCATGAAATCACCCACGACTTCTTCATGCGCGAGGTGTGGGGAGATCCCAGCCTGGGCTCCGGGGCGACGGGGGAGATTGCCTCCCTCAATGAGGGCGCGGGCGACATCATGGGCTTCTTCACCGAGCTGGGGCGCGACACCCTCAAGCGGCGCCCCCTGAACGAGATTGACCAGGTCCTCCTGCGCCCCGCGAACCTGACGATCGGCGAGGACACCGGGACGGCGGGCCGCAGCCTCCTCACGCCCTTCCAGCAGGAGTGGGACGAGACCGTCGTCGACATGGACGGCCATGATGGCTGTGGGCCCATCGACCGGATGTTCCTGCTGTTGGCCTATGGCTGTCAGCCGCTGGCGCAGGGCGAGACTCCGGGGCCGTGGCACTGCCCGAGGGTCCCGGGAGGCTTCACGGGGATTGGGCCGTCCACCGCGGCGGTCATCTGGACTCGCACCGTGGAGACGCTCCCGGTGGGCGCGGACTACGCCCAGGCGCGAGAGTCCGCGCTCCAGGCGGCCGCGGTGATTGATGGCCCTTCGACCTCGACGAAGATGCGCGCGGTCGCCAGCGCCTTCGCGGCGATCAACGTCGGCCTGGCGCCGGACAGCAACCCTCCGCAGGCGACGCTGACCTGCCGGCAGCGTGGCGCGGACATCGAATGCTCCGGGACCATCACCGACGCGGAGACCCAGGGCCAGGCCCGCCAGCCTCCGCGCCTCGTGGTCGACGGCGGCGTGCAGACGGTCAATCTCTCGAGCTTCCAGTTCACCCAGCTCATCCCCGCGGGTGCGCTTGCCACGGGGCCGCACACGATCACCCTCGAGGCGTGGGACCTCTGGAACAATCAGGTGACCCGAAGCGTGACGGTGACGCTGGACCGCACGCCGCCCACCGCGTCGCTCACCGTCACGGGCTCGCTGAAGCAGCCGTGGTTCTTGGTTACCGCGAACGATGCCTCGGGGATTGAGTCGGTCGACTTCTACCGGAGCGGGCAGTGGATGGTGTCGCTCCTGGCGGGGCCCTTCGAGCATCAGTTCGACACCACCACCTGGGCCGATGGCGTGTACCCGATGACCATCAAGGTCATCGACATGGCCGGAAACGTGACGATGCTCACCCACACGCTGAGGGCCGACAACACGCCGCCGACGGTGTCGATGTCGGTGAGCAGCAGCGGGCCCCCGTTCACCGTGGGCGTCACCGTGAGTGACGCGTCCGCGATTACCCTGGTGGACTTCAAGGTGGACGGGATGGTGTTCGCCACGAGGACGAACTCCGCGACGTCGTATTCCGCTGGTTACTCGCCCACGGATGGACTGGCGCGCAACCTGTCGGTCGAGGTCACCGACGCGCTCGGAAACCAGCGGGTCGTGAGCCAGGCCGCGCCTCTGGACCGGACTCCGCCCACGGTGGCGTTCACGGCGACGCAGTGGCAGAGCACGATGACGCTCAATGTGAATGTCAGCGACACGTGCGGCATCCAGTATCCGTACTCGCTCTTCGTGGATGGCACCTTGGTCGCGCAGCCGACGACGCCGGGCTACGTGCTGACGTTCGGCGGTGAGATGGCTTCGGGAACGCACCTGTTCCAGGCGCAGGTCGTGGACCGGTGTGGCAACGCCGCGACGTTCTCGAGCCCGTTCACCAAGTCGAACTCGCAGCCGGTGATTGCCTCCATCACGCGCAACGACAGCATGCCCAAGAAGCCGAAGTTCACGGTCAACTGCTCGGACCCCGAGGGCGTCCAGCACGTGGAGCTGCGGGAGAACGGCGTCATCCTCCAGTCCGACACCACCGCGCCGTACGAGTTCGTCATCGACACGACTTCGCGCACGGATGGCAGCTACACGGTGCTGTTCCAGTGCACGGACACCACGGGCTTCTCCAGCAGCCCGGAGACGCGGACAGTGACCGCGGACAACACGGGCCCGAGCGTCGGCTTGCGCGTCACGGGCTCAGGCCGCACGTACCTGGTATCGGCGGGCACGGTGAGCGACCCGAGGGGCGTGCAGTCCGTGCTGATTGTCGGCGGCCTGCTTCCGGGCTTCAGCGATACGAGGACCGCGGCTCCCTACGAGTACCTGTGGACGCTCCCGGGCACGGGGTTGATCCAGACCTTCCTCCCGTTCTCCGTCACGGCGCGCGACACCTGGGGGAATGAGACCTCGCGGAGCCTCAACTGCTACGTGGACACCGCGGCGGCGGCTCCGTTGGATTGCTTCTGA